In Streptomyces longhuiensis, the following proteins share a genomic window:
- a CDS encoding alpha-mannosidase has protein sequence MHDDRTLVEARLKRVLDERIRPAVYPESVPLEVAVWNAPGEPVPVAEGLAATPEPIAVGARWGAPWATCWFRVTGTVPEAWAGRTVEAILDLGFDENMPGFQCEGLVYRPDGTPVKGLNPRNQWVRVGAPVEGGEEVHLHIEAASNPVILDYHPFLPTQLGDKETAGSEPQYTLARMDLAVLDETVWQLVIDLEVLGELMAELPVESARRYDILRAVERALDAVDLQDVNGTAAAARERLTDVLSAPAVPSAHRISAVGHAHIDSAWLWPLRETVRKVARTTSNMTALLEDEPDFVFAMSQAQQWAWVKEHRPEVWARVKKAVADGRFVPAGGMWVESDTNMPGSEAMARQFVHGKRFFLDEFGIENDEAWLPDTFGFAAGLPQIIKAAGSKWLLTQKISWSQTNKFPHHTFQWEGIDGTRIFTHFPPVDTYNCSMKGSEIAHAAKNFKDKGVARHSLAPTGWGDGGGGTTREMVAKAARLRDLEGSAQVVWETPEEFFEKAEAEYPNPPVWVGELYLELHRATLTSQARTKQGNRRSEHLLREAELWAATAAVRAGFPYPYEELDRIWKTVLLHQFHDILPGSSIAWVHREARRTYERVAEELNGIIGAAQRALAGEGSGTLVFNSAPHTRDGVPAGGARTPVVEGEAAIASRAAGGFVLENGLLRVEVDARGLVVSAYDLVAGRETVAPGRAANLLQIHPDFPNMWDAWDVDEFYRNTVTDLVDADEVAPGEGASVRVVRTFGDSRVTQVLSLAAGERRLGIDTEVDWHETEKFLKLAFPLDIHAERYASETQFGHFHRPTHTNTSWEAAKFEACNHRFVHFEEPGWGVSLVNDSTYGHDVTRTVRDSDSGTTTTVRVSLLRAPRFPDPETDQGVHRFRHALVPGAAIGDAVREGYRINLPERRVTGSGEVAPLVGVDDDAVVVTAVKLADDGSGDVVVRFHESRGGRVRTTLTAGFGIAASAATDLLERPLADAADPERDGDRITLTLRPFELVTLRLKRA, from the coding sequence ATGCATGACGACCGCACCCTGGTCGAAGCCCGTCTCAAGCGCGTCCTCGACGAGCGCATCCGACCCGCCGTGTATCCCGAGTCCGTGCCGCTGGAGGTCGCGGTGTGGAACGCGCCGGGCGAGCCGGTGCCGGTCGCCGAAGGGCTCGCGGCGACGCCCGAGCCGATCGCGGTGGGCGCGCGCTGGGGCGCTCCGTGGGCCACCTGCTGGTTCCGCGTGACGGGGACCGTGCCCGAGGCCTGGGCGGGCCGGACCGTCGAGGCGATCCTCGACCTGGGCTTCGACGAGAACATGCCCGGCTTCCAGTGCGAGGGCCTGGTCTACCGTCCGGACGGCACCCCGGTGAAGGGGCTCAATCCGCGCAACCAGTGGGTGCGCGTCGGCGCCCCGGTGGAGGGCGGCGAGGAGGTCCACCTGCACATCGAGGCGGCGTCCAACCCGGTCATTCTCGACTACCACCCCTTCCTGCCCACGCAGTTGGGCGACAAGGAGACCGCGGGCAGCGAGCCGCAGTACACGCTGGCGCGGATGGATCTCGCGGTCCTGGACGAGACCGTGTGGCAGCTCGTCATCGATCTCGAAGTGCTCGGCGAGCTGATGGCCGAGCTGCCGGTGGAGTCCGCGCGGCGCTACGACATCCTGCGCGCCGTCGAGCGCGCCCTGGACGCGGTCGACCTCCAGGACGTGAACGGCACGGCGGCCGCCGCCCGCGAACGGCTGACGGACGTCCTGTCGGCGCCCGCGGTCCCGTCGGCGCACCGCATCAGCGCCGTCGGCCACGCGCACATCGACTCGGCGTGGCTGTGGCCGCTGCGCGAGACGGTACGCAAGGTGGCGCGGACCACGTCCAACATGACGGCGCTCCTGGAGGACGAGCCCGACTTCGTCTTCGCGATGTCGCAGGCCCAGCAGTGGGCCTGGGTCAAGGAGCACCGGCCCGAGGTGTGGGCGCGGGTGAAGAAGGCGGTCGCCGACGGCCGGTTCGTGCCGGCGGGCGGCATGTGGGTGGAGTCCGACACCAACATGCCGGGCTCGGAGGCGATGGCCCGTCAGTTCGTGCACGGCAAGCGGTTCTTCCTCGACGAGTTCGGCATCGAGAACGACGAGGCGTGGCTGCCCGACACCTTCGGGTTCGCCGCGGGGCTGCCTCAGATCATCAAGGCCGCGGGCTCCAAGTGGCTGCTCACGCAGAAGATTTCGTGGTCGCAGACCAACAAGTTCCCCCACCACACGTTCCAGTGGGAGGGCATCGACGGCACCCGGATCTTCACGCACTTCCCGCCCGTGGACACCTACAACTGCTCCATGAAGGGCAGCGAGATCGCCCACGCGGCGAAGAACTTCAAGGACAAGGGGGTCGCCCGGCACTCGCTCGCGCCGACCGGTTGGGGTGACGGGGGCGGCGGCACGACCCGCGAGATGGTCGCCAAGGCGGCCCGCCTTCGTGACCTCGAAGGGTCCGCGCAGGTGGTGTGGGAGACGCCGGAGGAGTTCTTCGAGAAGGCGGAGGCGGAGTACCCGAACCCGCCGGTCTGGGTCGGTGAGCTCTACCTCGAACTCCACCGCGCCACACTCACCAGCCAGGCCAGGACGAAGCAGGGCAACCGGCGCAGCGAGCACCTCCTGCGCGAGGCCGAGCTGTGGGCGGCGACCGCGGCGGTGCGGGCGGGATTCCCTTACCCCTACGAGGAGTTGGACCGGATCTGGAAGACGGTGCTGCTGCACCAGTTCCACGACATCCTGCCCGGCTCGTCGATCGCCTGGGTGCACCGCGAGGCGCGCAGGACGTACGAGCGGGTCGCCGAGGAGCTGAACGGCATCATCGGCGCGGCCCAGCGCGCGCTGGCCGGTGAGGGCTCGGGAACGCTCGTCTTCAACTCGGCGCCGCACACCCGCGACGGCGTGCCCGCGGGCGGCGCCCGCACCCCGGTCGTCGAGGGCGAGGCCGCGATCGCTTCGCGCGCGGCGGGCGGATTCGTCCTGGAGAACGGGCTGTTGAGGGTGGAGGTCGACGCCCGGGGGCTGGTCGTGTCCGCGTACGACCTCGTCGCGGGCCGCGAGACCGTGGCGCCGGGCCGGGCCGCGAACCTGCTCCAGATCCACCCGGACTTCCCGAACATGTGGGACGCGTGGGACGTCGACGAGTTCTACCGCAACACGGTGACCGACCTGGTGGACGCCGACGAGGTGGCTCCGGGCGAGGGTGCCTCGGTGCGGGTCGTGCGCACCTTCGGCGACTCGCGTGTCACCCAGGTCCTCTCGCTGGCGGCCGGTGAGCGGCGACTCGGGATCGACACGGAGGTCGACTGGCACGAGACGGAGAAGTTCCTGAAGCTGGCGTTCCCGCTGGACATCCACGCCGAGCGGTACGCGTCCGAGACGCAGTTCGGGCATTTCCACCGGCCCACGCACACCAACACCAGCTGGGAGGCCGCCAAGTTCGAGGCGTGCAACCACCGGTTCGTACACTTCGAGGAGCCCGGCTGGGGCGTCTCGCTCGTGAACGACTCGACGTACGGCCACGACGTGACGCGGACCGTGCGGGACAGCGACTCGGGCACGACGACCACCGTCCGTGTCTCGCTGCTGCGCGCGCCGCGCTTCCCCGACCCCGAGACCGACCAGGGTGTGCACCGTTTCCGGCACGCGCTGGTGCCGGGCGCGGCCATCGGCGACGCGGTCCGCGAGGGCTACCGGATCAACCTGCCGGAGCGGCGCGTGACCGGCTCCGGAGAGGTCGCTCCGCTGGTGGGCGTCGACGATGACGCGGTGGTGGTGACGGCGGTCAAGCTGGCCGACGACGGCAGCGGCGACGTGGTGGTCCGCTTCCACGAGTCCCGCGGCGGACGGGTGCGCACCACGCTCACGGCGGGCTTCGGGATCGCTGCCTCGGCGGCGACGGACCTCCTCGAGCGTCCGCTCGCCGACGCGGCGGACCCGGAGCGCGACGGCGACCGGATCACGCTGACGCTGCGCCCCTTCGAACTGGTGACGCTGCGTCTGAAGCGGGCCTGA
- a CDS encoding glycoside hydrolase 5 family protein produces the protein MTSAVRFGVNYTPSQGWFHHWLDFDLDAVRADLDSIAALGLDHIRVFPLWPYFQPNRTLIRPRAVEQLVQLADAAAERGLDVNVDGLQGHLSSFDFLPAWTQTWHRRNLFTDPDVVDGQEAYLRTLAGALADRPNFIGMTIGNEVNQFAAGPHPDPDRITPEQAGSWLRRVLAACEEGAPGRTHLHASYDAAWYQDDQPFTPAHSARLGALTAVHSWVFNGTAQRHGRTGTATEHHAAYLVELSKAWAGDPHRPVWLQEVGAPAPLVPAEHAAHFTEATVENALDCPDLWGVTWWCSHDVSRDLADFPELEYSLGLLTSERQPKPAAKALARIVADRRARPRPPAPRTTALVVDAGDDEAAPRRSVCAPGGAVFEAFARLTADGVRPTTVLANRADDKEHLAARGITEVVAPDHVTRTVGTAP, from the coding sequence ATGACCTCTGCCGTGCGCTTCGGCGTCAACTACACCCCCAGCCAAGGGTGGTTCCACCACTGGCTCGACTTCGACCTGGACGCCGTGCGCGCCGATCTCGACTCGATCGCCGCGCTGGGCCTCGACCACATCCGGGTGTTCCCGCTGTGGCCCTACTTCCAGCCCAACCGCACCCTGATCCGTCCACGCGCCGTCGAGCAGCTCGTCCAGCTCGCCGACGCGGCGGCCGAGCGCGGGCTCGACGTGAACGTGGACGGTCTGCAGGGGCACCTGTCCAGCTTCGACTTCCTGCCCGCGTGGACGCAGACGTGGCACCGGCGCAACCTCTTCACCGACCCCGATGTGGTCGACGGCCAGGAGGCGTATCTGCGCACCCTCGCAGGGGCGCTCGCCGACCGGCCCAACTTCATCGGCATGACGATCGGCAACGAGGTCAACCAGTTCGCGGCGGGCCCGCACCCCGACCCGGACCGCATCACGCCGGAGCAGGCCGGGAGTTGGCTGCGTCGGGTGCTCGCCGCGTGCGAGGAGGGAGCGCCGGGGCGAACCCATCTGCACGCCTCGTACGACGCCGCCTGGTATCAGGACGACCAGCCGTTCACGCCCGCGCACTCCGCGCGGCTCGGTGCGCTCACCGCGGTGCATTCGTGGGTGTTCAACGGTACGGCGCAGCGCCACGGCCGCACCGGGACGGCGACCGAGCACCATGCCGCGTATCTCGTCGAGCTGTCCAAGGCCTGGGCCGGCGATCCGCACCGCCCTGTCTGGCTCCAGGAGGTCGGCGCGCCGGCGCCCCTGGTCCCGGCCGAGCACGCGGCGCACTTCACCGAGGCGACCGTCGAGAACGCCCTCGACTGTCCCGACCTGTGGGGCGTGACCTGGTGGTGCTCGCACGACGTCAGCCGTGACCTCGCCGACTTCCCCGAACTCGAGTACAGCCTCGGCCTGTTGACGAGCGAGCGGCAGCCCAAGCCCGCAGCGAAGGCTCTCGCCCGCATCGTCGCGGACCGGCGCGCCCGTCCCCGTCCACCCGCGCCCCGCACCACCGCGCTCGTCGTCGACGCCGGTGACGACGAGGCCGCCCCGCGCCGCTCGGTATGCGCCCCCGGCGGCGCCGTCTTCGAGGCCTTCGCCCGGCTCACCGCCGACGGGGTCCGGCCCACCACGGTCCTCGCGAACCGCGCCGACGACAAGGAACACCTGGCGGCGCGCGGCATCACCGAAGTGGTCGCACCGGACCATGTCACGCGGACCGTCGGCACGGCGCCGTAA
- a CDS encoding carbohydrate ABC transporter permease, with product MTRKPVRRRRAPRIADENGRGIRLWELVLRYALLLAVLAITVGPFLWQLSTSLKGTHEDIFSSPPTFLPADPTLHNYERVADTIPVWDYAFNSLKVATANVVTNCVGSALAGYALARLRYRGRRIAALVFILAMLVPVESIVIAQFTTMRELGLNNTLVGVVLPGCIAAMNVLLMRNAFLNLPYEIEEAAYVDGANAWQRFLRIALPSVKGTLAVVAIFAFMGAWDDFLWPLIVLSDPAKFTLTIGLNYLHGTFANDERIVAAGTIIAVAPLIILFACLQRYFFRGVGEGAVKG from the coding sequence GTGACGCGCAAGCCGGTTCGGCGCCGCCGCGCGCCGCGCATCGCCGACGAGAACGGCCGGGGTATCCGCCTCTGGGAACTCGTGCTGCGCTACGCGCTGCTGCTCGCCGTGCTCGCGATCACCGTCGGGCCCTTCCTCTGGCAGCTGTCCACCTCGCTCAAGGGGACGCACGAGGACATCTTCAGCTCCCCGCCCACGTTCCTGCCGGCCGACCCCACGCTCCACAACTACGAACGCGTCGCCGACACCATCCCCGTCTGGGACTACGCGTTCAACTCCCTGAAGGTGGCCACCGCCAACGTGGTCACCAACTGCGTCGGCTCCGCGCTCGCGGGCTACGCGCTCGCCCGCCTGCGCTACCGCGGCCGCAGGATCGCGGCCCTCGTGTTCATCCTCGCGATGCTGGTGCCCGTCGAGAGCATCGTCATCGCCCAGTTCACGACCATGCGCGAACTCGGCCTCAACAACACGCTCGTCGGTGTGGTCCTGCCGGGCTGCATCGCCGCCATGAACGTCCTGCTGATGCGCAACGCGTTCCTCAACCTGCCCTACGAGATCGAGGAGGCGGCCTACGTCGACGGGGCGAACGCCTGGCAGCGGTTCCTGCGGATCGCGCTGCCGTCCGTGAAAGGCACCCTCGCGGTCGTCGCGATCTTCGCGTTCATGGGTGCCTGGGACGACTTCCTGTGGCCGCTCATCGTGCTCAGCGACCCGGCGAAGTTCACCCTGACCATCGGCCTGAACTATCTGCACGGCACCTTCGCCAACGACGAGCGGATCGTCGCGGCCGGCACGATCATCGCCGTCGCGCCGCTGATCATCCTCTTCGCCTGTCTCCAGCGGTACTTCTTCCGCGGGGTCGGCGAGGGAGCCGTCAAGGGCTGA
- a CDS encoding carbohydrate ABC transporter permease encodes MTSPLPTVRTAAETSANTEVTRPAKTSGERPASRVRRHLPTSPWLFAAPGLLVVAVFILYPFVSTVVNSFTDRRTLIPGEFVGLANFRELLHDDMFWTGLRNSVLYMVGVVPALVLLPLLLALLVQKNIPGITFFRSAFYTPVVASIVVVGLIWVWMLDERGLVNSLLEAVGIGRVGFLSDQWLLLLSAMAVTVWKGLGYYMIIYLAALANVPRELHEAASVDGAGAVRRFFTVTVPAVRSTMVLVAALSSVAAFKVFSEVYLMAGPNGGPAGEDTTLVMLVQRTGTGLTGRVGYASAISVVVFVVTVALMLLVLRADRKEDA; translated from the coding sequence ATGACGAGTCCCCTTCCGACCGTGAGGACCGCCGCCGAGACCTCGGCGAACACAGAGGTGACGCGACCCGCGAAGACCTCGGGCGAGCGGCCCGCCTCCCGCGTCAGGCGCCATCTGCCCACCAGCCCCTGGCTGTTCGCCGCCCCCGGGCTGCTGGTCGTCGCCGTCTTCATCCTTTATCCGTTCGTCTCCACCGTGGTCAACTCCTTCACCGACCGGCGGACCCTGATCCCCGGCGAGTTCGTGGGCCTGGCCAACTTCCGGGAGCTGCTGCACGACGACATGTTCTGGACGGGGCTGCGCAACAGCGTGCTGTACATGGTCGGGGTCGTCCCCGCCCTCGTACTCCTTCCGCTGCTGCTCGCCCTCCTCGTCCAGAAGAACATCCCGGGCATCACCTTCTTCCGGTCGGCCTTCTACACGCCGGTGGTCGCGTCCATCGTCGTGGTCGGCCTCATCTGGGTGTGGATGCTGGACGAGCGCGGCCTGGTGAACTCACTGCTCGAAGCCGTGGGCATCGGCAGGGTCGGCTTCCTCAGCGACCAGTGGCTGCTCCTGCTGAGCGCCATGGCCGTCACGGTCTGGAAGGGCCTCGGCTACTACATGATCATTTATCTGGCGGCGCTGGCCAACGTGCCGCGCGAGCTGCACGAGGCCGCCTCGGTGGACGGTGCGGGCGCGGTGCGCCGCTTCTTCACCGTCACCGTGCCCGCCGTGCGCTCCACCATGGTCCTGGTCGCCGCGCTCTCCTCGGTCGCCGCCTTCAAGGTGTTCTCCGAGGTCTACCTGATGGCGGGTCCGAACGGTGGTCCCGCGGGCGAGGACACCACACTCGTGATGCTCGTGCAGCGCACCGGCACGGGCCTGACCGGCCGCGTCGGCTACGCGTCGGCGATCTCCGTCGTCGTCTTCGTCGTCACCGTCGCGCTCATGCTGCTCGTGCTCCGCGCCGACCGGAAGGAGGACGCGTGA
- a CDS encoding ABC transporter substrate-binding protein, whose protein sequence is MPISRRALAAAAIAVVLPLSACGSGGDDSGSTDASGKIQGNITFQTWNLRANFKPYFDGLVKDFEKKYPGTHVKWIDQPGEGYADKISADAAGGTLPDVVNVSPDLVAPLAKAGLALDLDKAAPKYKKEYLPGAWASHQIPGTDGTYAFPWYLNTGPLFYNKGLFKKAGLDASKPPKTYDALFDDALRLAKKSKGKVATLANVPTIEDFGRYGAPLMNKEGTGFAFNDAKGVELLTKYKELYDAKALDPQALTATPESTGKKFLTGAVAMNPGSALDLSKFKKDAPSLYKNIGITDQITSTGKVNMYVMGVMVNSRTKQKPAAVAFAHYVTDAQHQMEFAKKVAIFPSTAGSLDDPYFTKQDGSDETRVRIAAADSLKSAVNYTPVLFSEQMKTELRNSVAKALQGKESPKTALDNAVKACDRLLQQQG, encoded by the coding sequence GTGCCCATCTCTCGCAGAGCACTAGCCGCCGCCGCCATCGCTGTCGTCCTGCCGCTGAGCGCGTGCGGCTCCGGGGGTGACGACAGCGGCTCGACGGACGCCTCGGGCAAGATCCAAGGCAACATCACGTTCCAGACGTGGAATCTCAGGGCCAACTTCAAGCCGTACTTCGACGGCCTGGTCAAGGACTTCGAGAAGAAGTACCCCGGCACCCATGTGAAGTGGATCGACCAGCCCGGCGAGGGCTACGCCGACAAGATCAGCGCGGACGCCGCCGGCGGCACGCTGCCCGACGTCGTCAACGTCTCCCCCGACCTCGTGGCCCCGCTCGCCAAGGCCGGTCTCGCGCTCGACCTCGACAAGGCGGCGCCCAAGTACAAGAAGGAGTACCTGCCGGGCGCCTGGGCGAGCCACCAGATACCGGGCACGGACGGCACGTACGCCTTCCCCTGGTACCTCAACACCGGGCCGCTGTTCTACAACAAGGGCCTGTTCAAGAAGGCCGGACTCGACGCCTCCAAGCCCCCGAAGACGTACGACGCGCTGTTCGACGACGCGCTCCGGCTCGCGAAGAAGAGCAAGGGCAAGGTGGCCACGCTCGCCAACGTCCCCACCATCGAGGACTTCGGCCGCTACGGCGCCCCGCTCATGAACAAGGAAGGCACCGGCTTCGCGTTCAACGACGCCAAGGGTGTCGAACTCCTCACGAAGTACAAGGAGTTGTACGACGCGAAGGCGCTCGACCCGCAGGCCCTGACCGCGACGCCCGAGTCGACCGGCAAGAAGTTCCTGACCGGGGCCGTGGCAATGAACCCGGGCAGCGCGCTCGACCTGTCGAAGTTCAAGAAGGACGCGCCGAGCCTCTACAAGAACATCGGGATCACGGACCAGATCACCAGCACCGGCAAGGTGAACATGTACGTGATGGGCGTGATGGTGAACTCGCGCACCAAGCAGAAGCCCGCGGCCGTGGCCTTCGCGCACTACGTCACCGACGCGCAGCACCAGATGGAGTTCGCCAAGAAGGTCGCCATCTTCCCGAGCACCGCCGGCTCTCTGGACGACCCGTACTTCACGAAGCAGGACGGCTCGGACGAGACGCGGGTGCGGATCGCCGCGGCCGACTCCCTGAAGTCCGCGGTCAACTACACGCCGGTCCTGTTCAGCGAGCAGATGAAGACCGAGCTGCGGAACTCCGTCGCCAAGGCCCTCCAGGGCAAGGAGAGTCCCAAGACCGCTCTTGACAACGCTGTCAAGGCCTGCGACCGGCTGCTCCAGCAGCAGGGCTGA
- a CDS encoding LacI family DNA-binding transcriptional regulator, which translates to MPAKRSPARRPTMKDIALRAGVSESAVSFALNDRPGVSEVTRDRVRRVAEQLGWRPSTAARALSGEGAATVGLVVARPADTLGVDSFFLQLISGIQEVLAERHLGLLFQVVEDVEAECAVYRRWWAEHRVDGVLVVDPRTADPRPALLDELGLPAVVIGGVPDAEHPGMSTVWADDAGAMASVVDELYALGHRRIVHIAGLPGLAHTERRIRTLRAEAQRRGLTEVRSVTTDYSDAEGAAVTRRVMEGDTPPTALVYDNDVMAVAGVAAAGELGFSVPGDVSVVAWEDSPLCRMVKPWLSALSRDTVQFGRTAAQELTALLDGGPARTVQVPLPGLIERDSTGAARGAETGASGGN; encoded by the coding sequence GTGCCAGCCAAGCGGTCTCCCGCGCGCCGACCGACCATGAAGGACATCGCGCTCAGGGCGGGTGTCTCGGAGAGCGCCGTGTCCTTCGCGCTCAACGACCGGCCAGGGGTCTCCGAGGTCACCCGCGACCGGGTGCGGCGGGTCGCCGAACAGCTCGGCTGGCGGCCCAGCACGGCGGCCCGCGCCCTGTCCGGCGAAGGAGCGGCGACGGTCGGTCTGGTCGTGGCCCGCCCGGCGGACACGCTGGGCGTGGACTCGTTCTTCCTCCAGCTCATCTCGGGCATCCAGGAGGTCCTGGCGGAGCGTCACCTCGGCCTGCTGTTCCAGGTGGTGGAGGACGTCGAGGCGGAGTGTGCCGTCTACCGGCGCTGGTGGGCCGAACACCGGGTGGACGGCGTGCTCGTCGTCGATCCCCGCACCGCCGACCCGCGCCCCGCCCTCCTCGACGAACTCGGGCTGCCCGCCGTGGTGATCGGCGGAGTCCCCGACGCGGAGCACCCCGGCATGTCGACGGTGTGGGCGGACGACGCCGGCGCGATGGCGTCGGTCGTCGACGAGCTGTACGCGCTCGGGCACCGCCGCATCGTCCACATCGCCGGCCTGCCGGGCCTCGCGCACACAGAGCGGCGCATCCGCACCCTGCGCGCCGAGGCGCAGCGGCGCGGACTGACCGAGGTGCGCTCCGTGACCACGGACTACTCGGACGCCGAGGGCGCCGCGGTCACGCGCCGCGTCATGGAGGGCGACACACCTCCGACCGCGCTCGTCTACGACAACGACGTGATGGCCGTCGCCGGAGTCGCCGCCGCCGGTGAGCTGGGGTTCTCGGTCCCCGGCGACGTTTCCGTGGTGGCCTGGGAGGACTCGCCGCTGTGCCGCATGGTCAAGCCCTGGCTGTCGGCACTCTCCCGCGACACGGTCCAGTTCGGCCGCACCGCGGCCCAGGAACTGACGGCGCTCCTGGACGGCGGCCCGGCGCGGACGGTGCAGGTGCCGCTGCCGGGCCTGATCGAGCGCGACAGCACAGGGGCGGCGCGGGGCGCCGAGACCGGGGCGAGCGGGGGCAACTGA
- a CDS encoding luciferase family protein — protein MTAAHRAMTQLESWPNLVSGSPRCAVGRSFGTAGCDIVHFHANDAADLYLTRTAVERLLPQLRDSTAIRVRPGASWITVLLDCDDDVALLLTLISVALKEHDAVRGPEEEYGGPRTPRTAPPCDWEPRAMPSPRAAGPVAASAHHGRVHDAWKAVGRMLPHGH, from the coding sequence ATGACCGCGGCCCATCGCGCCATGACCCAGCTGGAGTCGTGGCCGAACCTGGTAAGTGGCTCTCCCCGGTGCGCCGTAGGGCGCTCCTTCGGGACAGCGGGGTGCGACATCGTGCATTTCCATGCCAACGATGCGGCAGATCTGTACCTCACCCGGACGGCGGTCGAACGCCTCCTTCCGCAGTTGCGCGACAGCACCGCGATCCGGGTGCGTCCCGGTGCCTCGTGGATCACCGTGCTGCTCGACTGCGACGACGACGTGGCGCTCCTGCTGACACTCATCAGCGTGGCGCTCAAGGAACACGACGCGGTCAGGGGGCCCGAGGAGGAGTACGGCGGACCGCGCACCCCCCGCACGGCTCCGCCCTGCGACTGGGAGCCACGGGCGATGCCTTCGCCGCGTGCGGCCGGGCCGGTGGCGGCGTCCGCTCATCACGGCCGGGTGCACGACGCGTGGAAGGCCGTCGGCCGGATGCTGCCGCACGGCCACTGA
- a CDS encoding HAD domain-containing protein, protein MTGYAHLPLLFLDIDGPLIPFGGPPDCYPTYPLRRPGSPDLLGADLNPLLARINPEYGPRLAALPCELVWATTWMEDANDCVAPLLGLPPLPVVDWPDPPVREEWHGARGLHWKTRALVGQAKGRPFAWVDDEITDIDRAWVLAHHAERALLHRVDPRQGLTEADFAVLDDWLRAAVN, encoded by the coding sequence GTGACCGGATACGCGCACCTTCCGCTGCTCTTCCTCGACATCGACGGGCCGCTGATTCCGTTCGGTGGCCCGCCGGACTGCTACCCGACGTATCCGCTGCGCCGGCCCGGAAGCCCCGACCTGCTGGGCGCGGACCTGAACCCCCTGCTGGCCAGGATCAACCCCGAGTACGGGCCCCGGCTCGCGGCGCTCCCGTGCGAGCTCGTCTGGGCGACGACCTGGATGGAGGACGCGAACGACTGCGTCGCCCCGCTGCTCGGACTGCCGCCGTTGCCGGTCGTGGACTGGCCGGATCCGCCGGTACGGGAGGAATGGCACGGCGCCCGCGGACTCCACTGGAAGACCCGCGCGCTGGTCGGCCAGGCGAAAGGCCGCCCCTTCGCCTGGGTCGACGACGAGATCACCGACATCGACCGCGCCTGGGTCCTCGCGCATCACGCGGAACGTGCCCTGCTGCATCGCGTGGACCCTCGACAGGGCCTCACCGAAGCGGACTTCGCCGTCCTGGACGACTGGCTGCGCGCGGCTGTGAACTGA
- a CDS encoding aminoglycoside phosphotransferase family protein — protein MCARKVRPEEADIDTSLVRRLVDTQFPQWAGLPLTEVVSAGTSNAMYRLGEDMAVRLPRLAGSAQDVEKEHRWLPLLAGELPVAVPTPLGKGNPGEGYPWPWSVYGWLDGANPVPGRHPEPTLLAKDLAEFVSVLRRVDATGGPASYRSEPLAQRDEVTRSAIHELRAELHGDGATAVWESALRAHGWAGPAVWIHADLQPGNVLVADGRLSAVIDFGCLGLGDPAVDLIAAWYLLPAGAREVFRTCSGADDDAWARGRGWALSVALLELRHYRESNPVMASIARHVIAELLTDGTTSAAV, from the coding sequence ATGTGTGCTCGTAAGGTGCGGCCCGAAGAGGCGGACATCGACACCTCGTTGGTGCGCCGGCTCGTCGACACGCAGTTCCCGCAATGGGCCGGTCTGCCGCTCACCGAGGTCGTCTCGGCGGGTACGTCCAACGCCATGTACCGCCTCGGCGAGGACATGGCCGTACGACTCCCCCGGCTGGCAGGTTCCGCGCAGGACGTGGAGAAGGAGCACCGGTGGCTGCCGCTGCTCGCCGGAGAGCTCCCCGTGGCCGTCCCCACGCCTCTGGGCAAGGGAAATCCCGGCGAGGGCTACCCGTGGCCGTGGTCCGTCTACGGCTGGCTCGACGGCGCCAACCCCGTCCCCGGACGTCATCCTGAACCGACTCTGCTGGCAAAGGACTTGGCGGAGTTCGTCAGCGTGCTCCGGCGCGTCGACGCCACCGGCGGACCCGCTTCCTACCGCAGCGAGCCGCTGGCACAGCGCGACGAGGTGACGCGTTCGGCGATCCATGAGCTGCGGGCGGAGCTGCACGGGGACGGGGCGACCGCCGTCTGGGAGTCGGCCCTGCGGGCGCACGGGTGGGCCGGGCCCGCCGTGTGGATCCACGCGGATCTGCAGCCCGGGAACGTGCTCGTCGCGGACGGACGACTCAGTGCCGTCATCGACTTCGGGTGCCTCGGCCTGGGCGACCCGGCGGTCGACCTCATCGCGGCCTGGTACCTGCTGCCCGCCGGTGCGCGCGAGGTCTTCCGGACCTGCTCGGGCGCGGACGACGACGCCTGGGCACGGGGCCGCGGCTGGGCCCTGTCGGTCGCCCTCCTGGAGCTCCGGCACTACCGGGAGAGCAACCCGGTGATGGCCTCCATCGCCCGCCATGTGATCGCGGAGCTCCTCACCGACGGCACGACGTCGGCGGCGGTCTGA